Proteins from one Cryptomeria japonica chromosome 4, Sugi_1.0, whole genome shotgun sequence genomic window:
- the LOC131046123 gene encoding aspartic proteinase nepenthesin-2-like produces MAYNKLITLVMVNLTICCFCSLLCAEEAHGGPHLEKNFAIIRLKRMEASIKAVQSGRTKTQVSGGVAPLTRYRTTIAVTIGIGTPLSKDKWTQGSDLIWFQCAPCTQCSIGSKFLPEFSSTYRRLPCSSSLCSTLGNSTCAPDCQYSHIYSQNWSMQGDLSYETFTMADTTEAAHSFGGVAFGCSHGIQGDGVKYNDATIISVEGISVGNVSLNIPRATFDIQANGSGGFIIDSGTPYTVLPHAAFTAVASVFDSILALPRTNESQDGLSLCYSSYYDGYVPHLNMTFHMRGADYVIEGKRNFIKFSGYQHPSVVCLAMLEMDEASVAGVPAVLGSFQQQDYHILYDNANQRLSFTLTRCRSLYMSSYPSYQQSKAPILRIHAVLLLLLITL; encoded by the exons ATGGCATACAATAAGCTGATCACCTTGGTGATGGTGAATCTAACTATCTGTTGTTTTTGCAGTTTGCTCTGTGCAGAAGAAGCGCACGGAGGCCCACATTTGGAAAAGAATTTTGCCATTATCAGGCTCAAAAGAATGGAAGCCTCGATTAAAGCTGTACAATCAGGAAGGACCAAAACCCAAGTGAGTGGTGGTGTTGCTCCTTTGACCCGATACAGAACAACAATTGCAGTGACCATTGGCATTGGAACCCCACTTTCAAAGGACAAGTGGACACAGGGAAGCGATCTAATTTGGTTTCAATGCGCTCCCTGCACGCAGTGCAGTATTGGCTCTAAGTTCCTCCCGGAATTTTCCTCAACTTATAGACGTCTCCCGTGCTCTTCTTCTCTCTGCTCTACCCTTGGCAATTCAACCTGTGCGCCGGACTGTCAATATTCTCATATATACAGCCAAAACTGGAGCATGCAGGGAGACTTGTCATACGAGACGTTTACCATGGCGGATACAACCGAGGCTGCGCATTCCTTTGGCGGAGTAGCATTTGGGTGCAGCCATGGCATTCAGGGAGATGGCGTGAAGTATAATGACG CTACTATTATCTCTGTGGAAGGAATAAGCGTGGGGAACGTGTCTCTCAATATTCCACGAGCAACGTTCGACATACAAGCTAATGGAAGCGGGGGATTCATCATCGACTCTGGAACACCCTACACTGTTTTGCCCCACGCCGCCTTCACTGCAGTCGCATCTGTTTTTGATTCTATCCTGGCACTACCCAGAACTAACGAATCTCAAGATGGGTTAAGTTTATGCTATTCATCATATTACGATGGTTATGTCCCTCATCTGAATATGACTTTCCATATGCGTGGTGCAGATTATGTTATCGAAGGTAAACGCAATTTTATTAAATTTAGTGGATATCAACATCCATCAGTAGTGTGTCTGGCAATGTTAGAGATGGATGAGGCTTCAGTTGCAGGTGTGCCGGCCGTCCTTGGAAGTTTCCAGCAACAAGATTACCATATTCTGTATGACAACGCTAACCAGAGGCTCTCCTTTACTCTCACCCGCTGCAGGTCTCTCTATATGTCCTCTTACCCCTCGTACCAACAGTCCAAAGCGCCCATCTTGAGGATACATGCCGtgctattgttgttgcttattACTTTGTAA